In the Entelurus aequoreus isolate RoL-2023_Sb linkage group LG21, RoL_Eaeq_v1.1, whole genome shotgun sequence genome, GGTGAACTGCTTGCGATCCGAGCTGTATTTGTAGAGCCGTTCAATCATCTTGTGAATGATGACACGTGGCCCAGTGCCGGTGAATTTGACGATCTCCTCAGTGTCCGGTGTGTATGAATAAACAGCGCGGAACTGACAGCCGCCGTCACGGAAAAGGATGATGAGATGATTTGACTCGCACTTTTCCAGCTCCTGTGAAACACAACAACAACGTCTGCCATCAAGCACAATCCGAACAAAGAGATTCTTGAGTTGCTCCCACTGACCTCCAGGATAACATTCTTCTGGGACTCGTTCACCTTTCCAGCCAGGCAGCAGTGTGCGATGGCATTGATGATGATGGGCTTGTTGGATTTGGAGCTTGGCTCCTTAAACAGTTTGGGCCCTTTGTCGAACACGAAGCAAAAAGTTAAGTCTATAATCTTATTCATCATCCTGGGTCTTAAGGTTGGCTTATCGAGAGCAGTATCAGTATAGGGTGGTGCCTTAACCTACTGCTTTGTTGCTAATTGGGAATAGGGCTGACAGGTGCAAAGTAATCAGCTATATGAAGCACTACACTACCAATGGCCCTAGCAGAGAACATGTGTAGCTTCCATTAGGCTTGGAcataaacatttaatttttaatgTTGATCTCAAAACTATATTTACTGATATGTCACAGATGTGTCCACTCACCATTGTACTCGGTAGAAGTGATGGAGGAAGCGATGGAGCCACTCTCCCAATCCCGCTCCATATTCCTGCTGGAGGCTCGACTCAGCACAGGGAATGAATCCATCGAGCAGACAGACTCTGCCCTGCAAGACATACTCAGCTAGTGAATCAGGCCCCTGGACGAGTGTGGACTGAATGTAACGTAATTTATACACAATATTCAAATAACAGTTTCCTATATTACCCAGTTGCTTGGTTGACAAAATAAACCAGCGTCTGATGAGTCTTGTGTggcattaacagctgtggctgtaggaaaCCTTTTTGTACAGTTTTTAACTACACAAGATAGCAGTAGTTGCTTTTGAAGCATCATGAGTGGTCTGAATCGAGTAGAATTACCTACCCTTACAGAATTGTGCTACCTAGCTGTGTGCTCCTTGCTGTGTTGTGCAATACAATAAATATACTGGTCAAATAATCACCTTGTGATCAAAAAAGCTGTGTACGGTGTTCtaaattaaagtttaaaaaaaaaaagttgttatacTGTATACATTATTATTTGCAGGAGCGGGGGCAGCGAGGCTCAGATCGTAGAGTGGTTGTCCAGAAACTTGAGCTCTGCAAAAAATGTGCCACTTGCCGagatttaaaaattgtatttctaaAAATTCACAGAGTTTTAAgagttatttacttatttttagtcattgactttacatcctaattttaattttagcatgaataattatattttgtctattttagtttaaaactaaattaattgagaaaataacaaataaaataagatattttggttttcccaCATATAACATCTTGATTAAAGATTCTGAAACATCCTGAGGATATTTCATATaataattgcaagttgaataatacttgtttttaaaataaaatactgtaaagtgCACTGAGtgtgtagaaaagtgctatataaatctaatccattaatatcatcattattaatattaatgttaAAGTTTAACATTTCTAAAATACTAGTACTAAATTCTACTGTTGTGGTTGAACAACATGACTCTTAACATGTAAAGGGGGTTTCACCTCTGTGATTCGGCCTCTCCATAGATGACACTGTCCACCTCTGTAGCCAAAGACAACGTGGATCCTCGAAGACCGCAGCTTAGATCAGCTAAAAGTAGAAAATACATACTAATAAAATTACTTTATGTCCATCAATATTCATCTTTGATATTGTACTGTTACATGCTACTTTCACACAAAAAATGCTAACATTCTTCTGGTTCTTACATGTTGTTGATCCTTTACAGGGGCTAGTAAAGTCACCACGGTGCAAAGATTTAGATTTGTTCTTGCGGGATTTAAATCTGGGTTTTGGCTTAACCTGACCCTGTTCTTCCATCAACGCCTCCTGCTTTCTACGCAGGTACTCCTGCTTAATTAGTTCTCGTCTGGCCTTCTCCTCCTCTTTACGAACTCGATCTTCTTCTGATTTTCGTCTGGAAGAAAAAGTAAATAAAGACCCTCTGCACATACACCCCCTGGACTTTTATTTTTCTGTGTGAAAGCGTACCTGGCCTCATCGCGCTTCAGTTCGCTGTCTACTTCCTGTTGCTGTTTACGTAATCTTGCCTCCTCTGCTTTGCGCTGTTGTTTGAGGAGGAAGGCCGCGCGGCGTTTGGCCATCTCATCCTCTGCCTTCTCTTCATGCTGGGAGAGCAAAGGACAAACCAGTCATTAAAAGATTAGACTCTTGATGCACCACGTCGTATGTCACTCGTGTTGAACTTCACCTTAAAGAAAAAACCAAGCACATTCTTCTGTTCGCCCTCTGTTGTGTCGTCCGTCATAACACCAGCATCCCCCGTGGACTCCTTCGGCTCGGAAAGGTCAACCTCAATCAGTTGACTTCTGAGCCTGGTGCTTTCTTCTCCACCCGCAGATTCAGTCTCTGAGATGTCAGCCCTGTTCTCGACATGTTCTGCGGAGTGTGACGCAGTCATGTTTGCAACTGTTGCATCCTGTGGCTGAGCATTGACAGGAGATAGACAGGGTTCCTCTCTGGTGCTGCCATGGTTATTATGGATTCTGAAGGTTGTGCGTCTTCGAAAGTTTTTCTCTTGCCTTGAGAGCTCAGTGGTAACTCCagcatcctgacctcctcttctAATCTCCCTTGGTGAAGTTGCACCTTCAGTTTCAGACAGCCTGCCATTCTTTTGCTTTGGATTAGAGGTTTTGTTTCGCTGGCTGGAGCTCAGCTTGGGAGGACAACGAGTGGGAGTAGAACTGCTGTCGTTGAAGTCAACAAAGTGGACGGCAAATGATTTAGAGTCTAAAGTGGGAGAGGGTATTGTGTTAGGAGCTGCTTTCTGGTCTGGTTCTTTTTGTTCTGGAGGTGAGACCGCAGTCTTCTTCATGAGCAAGTCTTGCTGCAGTGAGAGCTGCACCATCTGCTGCTGAATAGCACTGATTGCCTCATTGAGGAGATCTATGGAGTGGGAGCAGTCATTTGTGTCAGATTCAGAAGCCCTATCCTGAGCTAAGGTTTTCAACCTGTTGTCCAAATTCATCTTTCTTCCTTCTGTCTTTGCCTGAACATTTATAACCCCAAGACAGGAGTCATCCTTGCAGTAGGGCACCTTATCTTTTTCAGCCTCTGATAGTTCCGCAGAAGGCGAGTGTTTGAGAGGTAGGGGAAGTGTGTCACTCCTCCCTTCACCCTTCTTTACGATATTTAAGAATGCAGCTTTTCCTAGTTTCAGTCGCTGCCGCGCTGACAAGGTCTCCATCCTCTTCTTTTGGTACTCGATTGCACGCCTTTGCTCTTCTAGTTGCATGTGAAGCTGCAGCAGCTCTGAAGGCACCACTGGAGGACTTGCCATCATAGTCTTTCTCACCACAAAACCAGGGTCTTTACCTTGCCATCCGGGACTACCCTCACTTTTCAACTGCCATGGAGGACAAGGAGTAATGTCAGAGTATTCGGGTGTGGTTTTCTGCGAGCTGCTAGTGCTGGAGAAACTGTCATGGAGGCCGAGCTTAAGCAGCTTTCTTTCTGCAAAGCTGGTCATTTTGACACTGGCGCTGCCCGAAGCGCTGCAGCTGCTCGCACAGGACACAGTACTGAGGCACGGGCTGGAGCATCCACTTCTGTCTTCCTTATTGTCTCGCTCACTCACTTTCACGTCTTCTCTTAGCTTGACAGACTCAACATCTAAAAATTCACACAACTGTCCTCGCAATAAAGCAGTTCCCTTTCCTCTCTGTTCGATCAGTTCGACATCCTCTTCGTCATCTTCAAAATCTGCAATGTCCGAGTCAGAATCTAGCCCTGCCTCTGGGTCAGAGGAAAGATGACTCTGACAGTCTGGCTCTCCAGATAAGTGGAGGAAAAAGCCTTGAGGCTGTTTCTTCACTGGCATAGAAGTTGACCCTAGTCTTGGCGACAGGAGAGAGGTGGTTGGGACAGATTCTACCACAGGTATAGGTTTAAAGGTAAATTTACCACATTCAAACACTGGAGATTTCCGTAGTGATTTATGCGGAAGATCTGGGGTTGTTTTAACGACAACTTGCGCTGTCCTGGACCAACTCTCCCCACTCTCTTCCTCCTTGTTCAGGATGATGCTCTTCTCTTTGGCTGGCTTTGTAATGGCAGGCATCAGGGGCTCCAGGTAGTAGCTGTCCGCTTGCAAGTCAGGGGTCAAAAGGCCCATGTCGGAACAAGGAGAGCAATTATCGTTAGAAATCCTCCTGAGTGTGGTCGTAGAAGGTATTTCTAATTCATCCTGTTCCATGTCTGTCCTGAGTGAACGTCTGGGGAAAGCAGAAGGGTGCATCACAGCAACCAGCTCCTCCTCCTCTAGTATCTCCTCCTCATCCTCGATGCAAATGTGACTGAGGAGGCTTTGCCCACTGAGTCGGTGCTGATGCAGTTGACGACCTGGACCGTGCGTGTGTTTGGGTGTCATGACATTGGAAGCCAAGCTGTCTTTGCTGATGGACCGAGCAAGGCTGATAGTGTCTGCATTCTCCTCCGAAGTAGGAAAATGCAGGGCGTAGGGTGCCGGTTGGGATAACGGCCTGGGTAAAAATACCATCAGTATTTATAAAAACTCAACTATCTTTGTCGAGGTCTAATCTTCTAAAACAGATTGTATTTGGGTCTCATTAGATTGTGCGATATgctaaaaaatgtgtcttcttaAAGTGAAATGTCAACACTCACCTCTGCCTCCTCTCTGACCAGGCTTGTGATGAACTCTGACGCTGCTTATCTGTACGTGTTAGAGAGTTACACTGATTCCTCACTGCAGGATAGAGAAAGCATGAATTTTCTTGTCAGCCCATCATCGTGGTTATGTAAAGTCTGAATATTCTTCTACGAATACATaccgtattatattttattacctGTAACATCATCCTCAACTCCCCACGGATGTTTCTGTTTTAGAGGCACTAAAGAGTGATGAGTGCTTGGAGCGCTTTTTAAAGTGCTGCGAGGGAAAAGTATATTTTGAATTACTTAAAAGGAGCTGAGTTCAGTGTTAGTTACGTGTTTTTCCTATTCTATTATAGCACATTTCTGATAACCTCTGgcaataatataacaataatttGTTGATTGTTCCACATCCATCTATAATAACAGCCAATTAGAAGTAACTGCACCTGAGGTCCGGGTTTGGAGATGAGGTCAAGATTTCAGCAGCAGTTACTGTCGTCGGGAAACTACGTTTCATGACACTGGAGATGGACGCATGGGATCGAGAGCTCTTAGGCTGGAGCAGTAACCTCGCTGTAAAGATGTGTGAACCATATGAAAACACAGTGCAGATTTGTTTATACCTTGTTTAATAAGAAACACTAACATAGCAATTCATTAAAGGGGAACAgcaatttttgggggaattttgcctatcgttcacaatcattatgagaaacatgacgatggatatattttttttgcattttaaatattgaataaatCCGATCAAAAtttagcttacaatggagcctatgggagccgtgcacttctgcctataaagcccttaaaaaaacaaccaaacaccTCCACTAAGGTTTTATATACTTTATGTAAGTTTTTATGTAATCTAGTAAGGGTacataaataataacatttaacattaacatattttgatcattttaagcatacgcggcacattaatttcaaaaacgcatcacaacatttgtttttttttcttcagaactgattattactcactgcagacttcatgagagccaacatacataataaaacatcactcactcaaaacgtctgctgtcattaggatgccaactgctgggattttcatatattcccatttagatgaagaatgactcataatcctcaaaaAAAAAGGGGAAGGGGACAGGGgggccaagcgtcttttcgtgtcatcctcaccagtttcgggtcctaaatggctgtcaaagtgtatcaacttgtcggaatacctactcagacgtcttctgtccaggtgatatgcatgatttatgatctagaataaacttacagggcgcaaggaagcgaggaagcagcagaccactcgatgatgtaaacatagggacacatggaagtgatcatggcgccgttataaatagtttgtgtgcattagtgcttataataacaatatccctaatacttggttaatatccaaatcacaaaatgtaaaaggaatattgttggcgtttttttaatggttatttattggattttatgggtaaaATAGGCGAGGTTCCACTGGCAATACATACAAAAAATCTATCCGTCGTGATGtcgttcataatgattgtgaacgataggcaaaattcccaaaaaaagtgcagttcccctttaaagctgcTGCATGTCGCTGgctcaaaattatttttttaaacccaaaaatataaaaacactaCCAACAGCTagcgcagtgcttctcaattgttttgtgtcatgacaCGCCTCGGGAACAGAAATGTTCCATAACCCCCTGCATGGAATAACTATTGAGAACTTGATATTTATTTGTCAGTACAACGCACTGTGTGAGTTACATTGTTTATATATGCAGCTGACAACAactcatttaatttaattcctgTCACAAAATATCCGCCTCTCCTGTTAGCTCTGTACACGTGTTGCTGTgtgcttactacttctact is a window encoding:
- the LOC133638503 gene encoding calmodulin-regulated spectrin-associated protein 1-B-like isoform X2, which gives rise to MDVAVSAGQGGSTRRRAEEDGDAGGSMEILVVPQDLYDSARAKIEANLRWLLAKAYGIDHMPADLHDPFYIDQYEQQHIKPHVIHLLLSGEIYCRVCRLILRGEQVASLQSPKSVLQALSSRGIHVLDSENTHVSALDLSSIPLRMSSHMHLIDALMMAYTKEIISVEKVVSSVKRFSNFSASKERPFDLEDAMVFWINKVNTKMRAISEKELKMKQHLLDSPSHQKVRYRRDHLSGRALQHFPLVDDLCKDVCDGAALLALIHFYCPELIRLEDICLKDVLSIADSMYNIQLMNEFSNEYLNKCFYLKPEDVLYCPSVLRNNVLVFVAELFWWFEIVKPDFVQPRDLKEARDARLLLQPKSSRSHASISSVMKRSFPTTVTAAEILTSSPNPDLSTLKSAPSTHHSLVPLKQKHPWGVEDDVTVRNQCNSLTRTDKQRQSSSQAWSERRQRPLSQPAPYALHFPTSEENADTISLARSISKDSLASNVMTPKHTHGPGRQLHQHRLSGQSLLSHICIEDEEEILEEEELVAVMHPSAFPRRSLRTDMEQDELEIPSTTTLRRISNDNCSPCSDMGLLTPDLQADSYYLEPLMPAITKPAKEKSIILNKEEESGESWSRTAQVVVKTTPDLPHKSLRKSPVFECGKFTFKPIPVVESVPTTSLLSPRLGSTSMPVKKQPQGFFLHLSGEPDCQSHLSSDPEAGLDSDSDIADFEDDEEDVELIEQRGKGTALLRGQLCEFLDVESVKLREDVKVSERDNKEDRSGCSSPCLSTVSCASSCSASGSASVKMTSFAERKLLKLGLHDSFSSTSSSQKTTPEYSDITPCPPWQLKSEGSPGWQGKDPGFVVRKTMMASPPVVPSELLQLHMQLEEQRRAIEYQKKRMETLSARQRLKLGKAAFLNIVKKGEGRSDTLPLPLKHSPSAELSEAEKDKVPYCKDDSCLGVINVQAKTEGRKMNLDNRLKTLAQDRASESDTNDCSHSIDLLNEAISAIQQQMVQLSLQQDLLMKKTAVSPPEQKEPDQKAAPNTIPSPTLDSKSFAVHFVDFNDSSSTPTRCPPKLSSSQRNKTSNPKQKNGRLSETEGATSPREIRRGGQDAGVTTELSRQEKNFRRRTTFRIHNNHGSTREEPCLSPVNAQPQDATVANMTASHSAEHVENRADISETESAGGEESTRLRSQLIEVDLSEPKESTGDAGVMTDDTTEGEQKNVLGFFFKHEEKAEDEMAKRRAAFLLKQQRKAEEARLRKQQQEVDSELKRDEARRKSEEDRVRKEEEKARRELIKQEYLRRKQEALMEEQGQVKPKPRFKSRKNKSKSLHRGDFTSPCKGSTTSDLSCGLRGSTLSLATEVDSVIYGEAESQRAESVCSMDSFPVLSRASSRNMERDWESGSIASSITSTEYNGPKLFKEPSSKSNKPIIINAIAHCCLAGKVNESQKNVILEELEKCESNHLIILFRDGGCQFRAVYSYTPDTEEIVKFTGTGPRVIIHKMIERLYKYSSDRKQFTVIPAKSVSVSVDALTIHNHLWHVKRPGSARKK
- the LOC133638503 gene encoding calmodulin-regulated spectrin-associated protein 1-B-like isoform X1 produces the protein MDVAVSAGQGGSTRRRAEEDGDAGGSMEILVVPQDLYDSARAKIEANLRWLLAKAYGIDHMPADLHDPFYIDQYEQQHIKPHVIHLLLSGEIYCRVCRLILRGEQVASLQSPKSVLQALSSRGIHVLDSENTHVSALDLSSIPLRMSSHMHLIDALMMAYTKEIISVEKVVSSVKRFSNFSASKERPFDLEDAMVFWINKVNTKMRAISEKELKMKQHLLDSPSHQKPDILHALAHCLLEPVEFSRVVRYRRDHLSGRALQHFPLVDDLCKDVCDGAALLALIHFYCPELIRLEDICLKDVLSIADSMYNIQLMNEFSNEYLNKCFYLKPEDVLYCPSVLRNNVLVFVAELFWWFEIVKPDFVQPRDLKEARDARLLLQPKSSRSHASISSVMKRSFPTTVTAAEILTSSPNPDLSTLKSAPSTHHSLVPLKQKHPWGVEDDVTVRNQCNSLTRTDKQRQSSSQAWSERRQRPLSQPAPYALHFPTSEENADTISLARSISKDSLASNVMTPKHTHGPGRQLHQHRLSGQSLLSHICIEDEEEILEEEELVAVMHPSAFPRRSLRTDMEQDELEIPSTTTLRRISNDNCSPCSDMGLLTPDLQADSYYLEPLMPAITKPAKEKSIILNKEEESGESWSRTAQVVVKTTPDLPHKSLRKSPVFECGKFTFKPIPVVESVPTTSLLSPRLGSTSMPVKKQPQGFFLHLSGEPDCQSHLSSDPEAGLDSDSDIADFEDDEEDVELIEQRGKGTALLRGQLCEFLDVESVKLREDVKVSERDNKEDRSGCSSPCLSTVSCASSCSASGSASVKMTSFAERKLLKLGLHDSFSSTSSSQKTTPEYSDITPCPPWQLKSEGSPGWQGKDPGFVVRKTMMASPPVVPSELLQLHMQLEEQRRAIEYQKKRMETLSARQRLKLGKAAFLNIVKKGEGRSDTLPLPLKHSPSAELSEAEKDKVPYCKDDSCLGVINVQAKTEGRKMNLDNRLKTLAQDRASESDTNDCSHSIDLLNEAISAIQQQMVQLSLQQDLLMKKTAVSPPEQKEPDQKAAPNTIPSPTLDSKSFAVHFVDFNDSSSTPTRCPPKLSSSQRNKTSNPKQKNGRLSETEGATSPREIRRGGQDAGVTTELSRQEKNFRRRTTFRIHNNHGSTREEPCLSPVNAQPQDATVANMTASHSAEHVENRADISETESAGGEESTRLRSQLIEVDLSEPKESTGDAGVMTDDTTEGEQKNVLGFFFKHEEKAEDEMAKRRAAFLLKQQRKAEEARLRKQQQEVDSELKRDEARRKSEEDRVRKEEEKARRELIKQEYLRRKQEALMEEQGQVKPKPRFKSRKNKSKSLHRGDFTSPCKGSTTSDLSCGLRGSTLSLATEVDSVIYGEAESQRAESVCSMDSFPVLSRASSRNMERDWESGSIASSITSTEYNGPKLFKEPSSKSNKPIIINAIAHCCLAGKVNESQKNVILEELEKCESNHLIILFRDGGCQFRAVYSYTPDTEEIVKFTGTGPRVIIHKMIERLYKYSSDRKQFTVIPAKSVSVSVDALTIHNHLWHVKRPGSARKK